A single window of Ptychodera flava strain L36383 chromosome 3 unlocalized genomic scaffold, AS_Pfla_20210202 Scaffold_25__1_contigs__length_14229661_pilon, whole genome shotgun sequence DNA harbors:
- the LOC139125503 gene encoding uncharacterized protein — MVYKPYITVFFAVIFKVSTVASEVTVVTNLKTEATSGDQQVLLYCSYTITPSSDNPAISVDWKRDGSLLARKTTGGLVPPSETSTNPAKYTIVNQASLRIVDVMSDDADTYTCLVAVTPTDGSTETATSTTELSVKDGDVASDSGVNLRTDGCVLLFLTIILLLLISFNS; from the exons ATGGTTTACAAACCGTATATAACAGTGTTCTTTGCAGTGATTTTCAAAG TGAGTACTGTAGCATCTGAGGTGACAGTAGTGACAAATCTAAAGACCGAAGCTACCAGTGGTGATCAGCAAGTCTTGCTGTACTGCAGTTACACAATCACACCGTCATCAGACAACCCAGCTATATCTGTGGACTGGAAACGGGATGGCAGCTTACTGGCTCGCAAGACGACCGGTGGGCTAGTACCTCCTTCGGAAACATCAACCAATCCCGCAAA ATACACTATCGTTAACCAAGCCAGTCTGAGGATAGTTGATGTGATGTCAGATGATGCTGACACCTACACATGTCTCGTTGCAGTGACCCCAACAGACGGGTCAACGGAAACAGCGACATCCACGACAGAACTCAGCGTTAAAGATGGGGACGTTGCGTCCGATAGTGGTGTAAACCTTCGGACTGATGGATGCGTCTTACTTTTTCTAACCATCATTTTGCTTCTCCTCATCTCATTTAATAGCTGA